The Gemmatimonadota bacterium genome has a segment encoding these proteins:
- a CDS encoding aminopeptidase P family protein: MHRVLTSIPFVACLLGAHLWPASAPAQSDVAFPPAAYAARRTTLSQRLPGTVIALSGAYLINLGDHLPRQEPDFWYLTGVESPYAILLMVPRPNGGHQAQLYLPDSLQFAGGQFPMDEPRFRSAVWNRPRRRLAPGARAVQATGMDAVKSLAEFADDFRQATRTAGRVAVPVGDTLYAPPGVAPALSFDGQFAQSLRVLGAGATFSDLRPHVERLRLVKDRYEIDALRQAALISGKGMLAGLRALRPGMNDRELAGVMEYHWKKEGSPRAAFPPIVSSGENSLTFFSLLRENYNAVDRVMKRGDMVFVDYGAAEWMTYATDICRTWPVSGRFTAEQRKYYDIVLEAQEAAIAAVRPGVMMIDVIKAAARVFQRHGLEANEDIARMGVDKVWGIMPSPTHYLTRDAGIVRYNSFGRGVRDLGHHIGLEVQDSRDYSMPLEPGMVFTIEPKIYIPDRNIAIMIEDMILVTPTGHENLSASVPKRAAEIERIMRR, encoded by the coding sequence GTGCACCGCGTGCTCACCTCGATTCCGTTCGTCGCGTGTCTGCTCGGTGCCCACCTGTGGCCCGCCTCCGCGCCCGCCCAGAGCGACGTCGCTTTCCCCCCGGCAGCGTACGCCGCGCGACGGACAACACTGTCGCAGCGACTCCCCGGGACCGTCATCGCCCTGTCGGGCGCGTACCTCATCAACCTCGGCGATCACCTGCCTCGTCAGGAGCCGGACTTCTGGTACCTCACCGGCGTGGAGTCACCGTACGCGATCCTGCTGATGGTGCCGCGTCCGAACGGAGGGCACCAGGCCCAGTTGTACCTCCCCGATTCGCTCCAGTTTGCCGGCGGCCAGTTTCCCATGGACGAACCCCGATTTCGGAGTGCGGTCTGGAATCGCCCTCGACGTCGGCTGGCTCCCGGTGCCCGTGCCGTACAGGCCACCGGCATGGATGCGGTGAAGTCCCTCGCGGAGTTCGCCGATGACTTCCGTCAGGCGACGCGCACGGCCGGGCGTGTTGCCGTTCCCGTTGGTGACACGCTGTACGCGCCACCAGGGGTCGCGCCGGCGTTAAGCTTCGACGGGCAGTTCGCACAGTCCCTGCGCGTGCTCGGCGCGGGCGCGACGTTCAGTGACCTGCGGCCCCATGTCGAGCGGCTGCGCCTCGTGAAGGACCGGTACGAGATCGATGCCCTGCGTCAGGCGGCGCTGATCAGCGGCAAGGGGATGTTGGCCGGGCTGCGTGCCCTCCGGCCGGGGATGAACGATCGCGAACTGGCTGGCGTGATGGAGTATCACTGGAAGAAGGAAGGGTCACCCCGCGCGGCATTTCCGCCCATTGTGTCGTCCGGCGAAAACTCGCTCACCTTCTTCTCGTTGCTCCGCGAGAACTACAACGCCGTCGATCGCGTGATGAAACGCGGGGACATGGTCTTTGTGGACTACGGGGCCGCCGAGTGGATGACGTATGCGACCGACATCTGCCGGACGTGGCCGGTGAGTGGGCGGTTCACGGCAGAGCAGCGGAAGTACTATGACATCGTGCTCGAGGCCCAGGAGGCGGCGATTGCCGCGGTGCGTCCCGGGGTGATGATGATCGACGTCATCAAGGCGGCGGCGCGGGTGTTCCAGCGGCACGGCCTGGAGGCGAACGAGGACATCGCGCGGATGGGAGTCGACAAGGTGTGGGGGATCATGCCGTCGCCGACGCACTACCTGACGCGCGATGCCGGGATCGTACGCTACAACTCGTTTGGGCGCGGGGTGCGCGACCTCGGGCACCATATCGGCCTGGAGGTGCAGGATTCGCGAGACTATTCGATGCCCCTCGAACCCGGGATGGTCTTCACGATCGAGCCGAAGATCTACATCCCCGATCGCAATATCGCGATCATGATCGAGGACATGATTCTCGTGACCCCCACGGGCCACGAGAACCTGTCGGCGTCGGTGCCGAAGCGGGCCGCGGAGATCGAGCGGATCATGCGCCGCTGA
- a CDS encoding SDR family oxidoreductase: MRMLVRPLTLLFVLIASVLPAQAPQRAVLVTGASSGIGRKIAELLASEGFYVYAGARKAEDIAELSKIANMKGIRLDVTSPAEVAAAVASIERDGRGLYGVVNNAGIATGGALILTEEKELQSVMDVNVMGPWRVTKAFGPMLVASKGRVVTVSSISGILSGPLFGVYSMSKHAIEAFSDALGAEMAPLGVTSSLIEPGNYKSDIGLNTMATIQAAADRAKGTPFEQPSLNLVRAMGNYHNYPEPDAVARAALHAFTSPKPQGRYMVVPAANQALVTVRKAMEETVQLNHGHQFSIPRDSLVKMLDEMMARIKQP; this comes from the coding sequence ATGCGAATGCTCGTCCGCCCGCTCACCCTTCTCTTCGTCCTGATCGCCTCCGTCCTGCCTGCCCAGGCACCGCAACGGGCAGTGCTGGTGACCGGTGCCAGCTCCGGCATCGGCCGCAAGATCGCCGAGCTGCTGGCGAGCGAGGGGTTCTATGTGTACGCGGGGGCGAGGAAGGCGGAGGACATCGCCGAACTCTCGAAGATCGCGAACATGAAGGGGATCCGGCTCGACGTGACGTCGCCTGCAGAGGTCGCGGCCGCGGTCGCTTCTATTGAACGCGACGGCCGCGGGCTCTACGGCGTGGTGAACAACGCCGGCATCGCCACCGGCGGCGCGCTGATCCTGACCGAGGAAAAGGAGCTCCAGTCGGTCATGGACGTGAACGTCATGGGGCCCTGGCGGGTGACGAAGGCGTTCGGCCCGATGCTGGTCGCGTCGAAGGGGCGCGTCGTGACGGTGTCGTCGATCTCCGGGATCCTGTCCGGTCCGTTGTTCGGCGTGTACTCGATGAGCAAGCACGCGATCGAGGCGTTCAGCGACGCGTTAGGCGCGGAGATGGCGCCGCTCGGCGTGACCTCCAGCCTCATCGAACCCGGCAACTACAAGTCGGACATCGGTCTGAACACGATGGCGACGATCCAGGCGGCCGCCGACCGGGCGAAGGGGACCCCCTTTGAGCAGCCGAGCCTAAACTTGGTGCGCGCTATGGGGAACTACCACAACTACCCCGAGCCCGACGCCGTCGCGCGCGCGGCGTTGCATGCGTTCACGAGCCCGAAGCCGCAGGGGCGTTATATGGTGGTCCCGGCAGCGAACCAGGCGTTAGTGACGGTGCGCAAGGCGATGGAGGAGACGGTACAGCTCAACCATGGCCACCAGTTCAGCATCCCGCGCGATTCTCTCGTGAAGATGCTGGATGAGATGATGGCGCGGATCAAACAGCCGTAA
- a CDS encoding carboxypeptidase regulatory-like domain-containing protein: MRRLLPILATLLLGAVSSAAQGRVAGTVTDSTRMRPLAGARVYAIPAATGGRLQAVTDSAGRYRFDNLALGTWVLDVRHERRDSLGVEVPLVAVELREPGEVKADLGLPSVKQLVTTRCGLDVEAIGGGLITGTVRSARDGSPLAEASVLARWKTFLVEGGKLQRDSGRAEVLTGSLGQYVFCGVPAGAGIAITGVQGADSSGTLDITMPGDRVVVRDLYLAPRNWRTITLRDSVGDAANVAALGGSARVEGRVVNDRGQPLDGAQVNLSIAGRAARTGSSGAFALDSLPEGTHVLDLRAIGYAPIRVPVNLAADAPVRETFGLTRITTIMDTVKVTAVRVYSGAQFAGFERRQRMGTGWFMGVEELEKHAYTYPTDLVTMAPGVFVRGVGPDALILMRGNGGDLCIPTISVDGVRHVGDAMDLLALAPDQPSGRRRGVLAERDDSR; the protein is encoded by the coding sequence GTGCGCCGACTTCTCCCGATCCTCGCAACCCTCCTGCTCGGCGCAGTGTCATCCGCCGCCCAGGGGCGGGTCGCCGGTACGGTCACCGACTCCACCCGCATGCGGCCGTTGGCTGGCGCCCGGGTCTACGCGATCCCCGCGGCGACGGGTGGCCGGCTGCAGGCAGTCACTGACAGTGCGGGCCGGTACCGCTTCGACAACCTCGCGCTCGGCACCTGGGTCCTCGACGTGCGCCATGAGCGTCGGGACTCCCTGGGGGTCGAGGTCCCGCTCGTTGCGGTCGAGCTACGTGAGCCCGGCGAGGTCAAGGCGGACCTCGGGCTGCCCAGCGTGAAGCAGCTGGTCACCACCCGTTGTGGCCTCGATGTCGAGGCCATCGGCGGTGGACTCATCACCGGGACGGTCCGGAGCGCTCGCGACGGCAGCCCGCTGGCGGAGGCGAGCGTGCTTGCCAGGTGGAAGACTTTCCTGGTGGAAGGTGGCAAGCTGCAGCGGGATAGCGGCCGCGCCGAGGTGCTGACGGGATCGCTGGGGCAGTATGTGTTTTGTGGCGTCCCGGCCGGGGCCGGGATCGCGATCACTGGCGTGCAGGGGGCCGATTCGAGCGGCACCCTCGATATCACGATGCCCGGCGACCGCGTGGTCGTCCGTGATCTTTACCTGGCACCACGCAACTGGCGGACGATCACCCTCCGTGACTCCGTGGGTGACGCGGCGAACGTGGCGGCGCTGGGCGGGAGCGCGCGCGTGGAAGGGCGGGTGGTCAACGATCGGGGGCAGCCGTTGGACGGTGCCCAGGTCAACCTCTCGATTGCCGGGCGCGCGGCGCGGACCGGGTCGAGCGGCGCGTTTGCGCTGGATTCCCTGCCTGAGGGCACCCATGTGCTGGACCTGCGCGCCATCGGGTATGCGCCGATTCGCGTTCCGGTGAACCTCGCGGCAGATGCTCCCGTCCGTGAGACCTTCGGGCTCACGCGAATCACGACGATCATGGACACGGTGAAGGTGACCGCCGTTCGCGTCTACTCCGGGGCACAGTTCGCGGGATTCGAGCGGCGTCAGCGGATGGGGACCGGCTGGTTCATGGGCGTCGAAGAGCTCGAGAAACATGCCTACACCTACCCCACCGACCTGGTGACGATGGCCCCCGGCGTCTTTGTGCGCGGGGTGGGACCGGACGCATTGATTCTGATGCGCGGCAACGGGGGCGACCTGTGCATCCCGACGATCTCGGTCGATGGGGTGCGCCACGTGGGGGACGCCATGGACCTG